Genomic window (Caldinitratiruptor microaerophilus):
CGGGGAACCACCCGGGCGCGCAGGGCCCGGCCACGGATCAGGACGTCGAACTCGGTACCCTCGGCGCCGAGGTGGGCGGGGACGTAGCCCATGCCGATCGGCTTGCCGAGGGTCGGCGACTGCGTGCCCGAGGTCACACGTCCCACCACCTCGCCGTCCCGGGCGATCTCGTAGCCCTGCCGGGGAATCCCGCCGCGGTCCAGCATCTCGAAGCACACGAGCTTGCGGCGCAGGCCCTCCTCCTTCTGGCGGGCCAGCGCCTCACGGCCGATGAACTCCCCCTTCTTCAGCTTGACGAAGGAGCCGAGGCCGGCCTCGAGCGGGGTGGTGGTGTGGTCGATCTCGTGGCCGTAGAGCGGCATCGACGCTTCCAACCGCAGCGTGTCCCGGGCGCCGAGGCCCGCGGGCAGCAGCCCGTGGGGCCGGCCGGCCTCCAGGAGCGCGTGCCAGAGGGTCGCGGCGTCGGCGGCGGGGACGTAGATCTCGAAGCCGTCCTCGCCCGTGTACCCCGTCCGGCTCAGGACCAGCGTCCGGAGGCCGGCGACCTTCACCCCGTACGCCGCCGCGTAGTACTCGATGGCCCCCAGGTCCGCCTCGGCGAGGGGCTGGAGGATGGCCTGAGCCCGCGGGCCCTGCAGGGCCAGCTGGGCGACCTCGCCCGAGATGTTGCGCACCGCGAGCCCCCGGATGTCCCGGGTGTTCTCGGTGACCCAGGCGAAGTCCTTGTCCGTGTTCGCCGCGTTCACGACCATCCAGAAGTGCTCCGGCCCGAGCCGGTAGACCAGCACGTCGTCGACGACGGTGCCGTCGGGGTAACACATCGGACTGTACAGGGCCTTCCCGTCGGTGAGGCGCGAGACGTTGTTCGTCACCAGCCGGTCGACGGCCTCCCGGGCCCCGGGCCCGGTGAACTCGAACTCGCCCATGTGGGACACGTCGAACAGACCGGCCGCTGTCCGTACCGCCCGGTGCTCCTCCACGATGCCCGTGTACTGGACTGGCATCTCCCACCCTGCGAAGGGGACCATCCGGGCGCCGAGCCGGACGTGGGCGTCATACAGGGGCGTGCGGCGCAACTCCTCTGCCAAGGCCCACCACCTCCCGTCCGCCAGACCTAGTGTGCGCTGGAAAACCACGAGGGCACAGCGGCAGGCCTGCGCTGTGCCCTCTGTCCCGTGACCTGAGAGATTCCCCCGCTGCGGGGTTACCCCTTGGGTGGCCGCGTGGTCCCGGCACTCTCCAGAGTCCCGTCCGGCATCCGGTCACGCCTGCCTGAGAGTTTCCGCCCGGCTCCAGCACAGCAGGGCCTTGCTCCTTCGGCGCCCGGTTCGGCACCGCCGCTCCTCCGGCGGGCCCGCCGGGACTCTCCCGGGGCCATCATCCGGCCGGTATGGGTTTGTCTGCCACGCTTAGCGTAGGGAAACGCGTCCCGAAGTGTCAAGCCTCCGCTCGCACGCCTGGCCCCCGCTGGTACGACGTCACGGCGGCGATCGGCGTCTCCGGAGCGGCCTCAGAACAGAGCGTCCCGGCTGGCCAGTCCGGCGGGATCCCGTATCTGACCCGTCCTGCGCGTCTCGGGCGGGAGCCGTCGAACCGTGGAGGTCAAGCCGTTCACTGCTCCGGAACGTTGTTGCGCCTCGCGGGACGAAGTGCACTTCAGGAACCGCAGCGCTCCTCGTTGCGGTACCCGAAGTGCACCGCTCCCCCGTCACGACGTGCCAGTGCGGGGGCCGCGGCGCATTCTTGATGTGCTTTGTTTACGTAATATCCGTGTTCTGTCGACACCAATCGGCCGGTGGCGCGTTCACAGGGGCCCTGTGTGCACTTCGGGAACCACGACACTCTTTGTAGCGGTTCCTGTACTGGGAGCGCGGTTCAGGACACGACGCCAACACCTACATGGTCCTGGACCCGCACCGTGCGGCGCGTGAAGCCGAGCTTGAACGCGTGAAGATTCGGCTCGAACGGGAAGCGTACAAGGGCGAGGCCGTGATCAAGGAACTGGCAAACGTGCAGGTCGCAAGCAATCGGTTTCACGACAACGCTCGGCCCGGCTTTCTGGTCAACCCGCTCACAGGTGAACGCCTCGAATTCGACCGGTGGTACTTGGAGGGCGTGGCGCTCGAGTTCCAGGGTCGCCAGCACTACGAGCCTACGGAGGCGTTTCCCGACCCCGAGAAGCAGCGACAGCAGCGGGCGCGCGATCTCATCAAGCTCGCCCTTGCCAGGGAGCACGGCGTGAGGGTGGTTCTCATCCACCCGGAGGACCTGACCTTCGAACGGCTCCGGGCCAAGCTGGAGG
Coding sequences:
- the gcvT gene encoding glycine cleavage system aminomethyltransferase GcvT encodes the protein MAEELRRTPLYDAHVRLGARMVPFAGWEMPVQYTGIVEEHRAVRTAAGLFDVSHMGEFEFTGPGAREAVDRLVTNNVSRLTDGKALYSPMCYPDGTVVDDVLVYRLGPEHFWMVVNAANTDKDFAWVTENTRDIRGLAVRNISGEVAQLALQGPRAQAILQPLAEADLGAIEYYAAAYGVKVAGLRTLVLSRTGYTGEDGFEIYVPAADAATLWHALLEAGRPHGLLPAGLGARDTLRLEASMPLYGHEIDHTTTPLEAGLGSFVKLKKGEFIGREALARQKEEGLRRKLVCFEMLDRGGIPRQGYEIARDGEVVGRVTSGTQSPTLGKPIGMGYVPAHLGAEGTEFDVLIRGRALRARVVPRPFYRRTGPAAHPTA